CGACGCTGCCGCCGTACGTGCCGTATAAAGCGCCAACCGTTGCGAACGGCCCGCGCATTCTGGCCGTCGATCAAAGCGGCGTGCTCGGCGGCGCTGAACTGTCGCTGCTCGAAATCGTCAAGGCGTTGCGCTCGCGCATTGAGGTCGTGCTGTTCGACGACGGTCCGTTCCGCACCGCGCTCGCGAAAGCCGGCGTGGCCGTCGACGTGCTGGAGGCAGGCGCGCTGCGCCATGTTCGCAAGCAGGGCGGGTCGATGCCGAAGGGCCAGGCGCTCAAGGGTTTGATATCGCTCGTGCGCGCCACGGCGAAGCGCGCGCGCAAGGCCGACGTGATCTATGCGAACACCCAGCGCGCCATGGTGATCGGCGCGCTCGCCGGCAAGCTGGCGCGGCGCCCGGTCGTCTGGCATCTACGCGATATCGTGAGCCCCGAGCATTTCGGCGGCAAGCAACTGGCGATCATCAAATGGTGCGCGCGTCTTGGCCTCACGCATGTGATCGCCAATTCGGCCGCGTCGGCGCGCGCGTTCGCCGAGCTCACGCAGTTCGACGAAAAGCGCATCGACGTGGTATTCAACGGCATTTCCGCCGCGCCGTTCGACGCCTTGCGCACGGTGCCGCAAGCGACATTGCGCCAGCGCCTCGGCTTGCCGCAGGACGCGTTTCTGGTCGGCTCGTTCAGCCGTCTCGCACGCTGGAAGGGGCAGCACGTGCTGCTCGAAGCGATGGTGCTCAATCCGCAGATGCATGCCGTGCTGGTGGGCGCGCCGCTCTTCGGCGAGGACCAGTACGAGATCGAATTGCACGCGTTCGTCGCCGCGCACGACCTCGGCGGCCGGGTGCATTTTCTCGGCTTCCAGCACGATATCGCGGCGTGCATGTGTGCGGTCGACGCGGTCGTGCATACGTCGATCACGCCGGAGCCGTTCGGTCGCGTGATCGTCGAAGGCATGCTGGCGCAGCGGCCGGTGGTGGCGGCGCGGGCGGGCGGCGTGCTGGAGATCATCGACGACTACGAGAACGGCGTGCTGTGCACGCCGGGAGACGCGCACGGCCTTGCCGACGCGCTCGCCGAATTGCGCTCGAACGACGAACTGCGCAACCGGCTGGTCAGGAACGGGTATCAGACGGCGCTGAGCCGGTTCGGTACCGCCGCCTATGTCGAGGGTGTCGAGCGGATTCTGAAGCGTGTGACGGGGCCGAAAACGGCTTAGGACGGTTTCTACGCGGGGGTAGGCAGGGACTCGGCCGGTTCCTGTCGTTGGCGCAGCGGAGCGAAAGTCTCACGACATTCGCTCCGTTTTTTTATCGCGTGGTTTTGCTGCGTTGGTTCAAGCCTTTTTCAAAACCGCTTTCGGCTTGAAACTGGCCGACCACTTCATGGCAGGCAGTTCGACCAGCCGGTAGAACACGTAAGCGACCGGCACGGCCACCAGCATGTAGCCGAACGACGGCCAGATCGACATCTGCAGCGACGAGTGGAACAACAGCGACGACAGCAGCACGAAGATCGGCAAATGGATCAGATAGAGCGAGAAGCTGAAGTCGCCGAAGCGCGACAGCAGACGCGTGCCGAAGGCGGGGCCGCGATCCGCGTTGCCGCGCTCCAACGCCTTGTACAGGTAGAACGCGAAGCCGACCGCCCAGAGCTGGAACGCGCCGTACTGGCCGAAATGAAACGCGGCGCAGCCGAGCGCGACGAACCCCGCGGCGAGCGCGTAGAGCCACATCGACGAGCGGGCCTGCGGCGCGCGATGCGCACGGGCGTCGGCGATCCACGCGCCGAGCGTCCACGAAAACCAGTACGACGTGAAGAACTGGATGTCGTGGCGCTCGAGCACATAGGCGGATACCACGTTGACCAGCGCGACGATCGCCAGCACGGAGGTCATGCCGATGCGCCGGCGCAGTGCGAACAGCAGCGGATAGATCGCGTAGAACTGCACTTCGAGCGAGAGCGTCCAGAGCGCGCCGTTCGATCCGAATGTCTTGCCGGCCACGCCTTGCAGCGAAAACAGATTGACGAGGAAAGCCTGCAGGCCGATCTCGCGGATCTTGTGATTGACGGGCGGCAGTTGCAGGCTGAACCAGTCGAGCGCGAAGGTCAGCACCAGCGCTGCGAGCAGCACGGGGTAAATGCGCGCAAAGCGGCGCACCCAGAAATTGCCCGTATCGAGCCGGTAAGCGGGATTGCCGGCGAGCCGCAGCGCGCCGCCGCGGTGAATGCAATAACCGCTGATCACGAAGAAAATCGGCACGCCAGCGGAGCCCCATGCAATCGGGAACGTCAGATACGCGGCGATCGCATTCAGACTGAATACATGGCCCACGCTTTGGTGAAATGCCTGCATGCCCACCCATTCCACCTGGCGGCAATGAAAATACGCCACCAGCAGCGCGGCGAAGCCCCGCATGGCGTCGATGACATGCTCCTTGCCGGCGCTGTCGGCGCGCGCTTCGCTCTGGGCGCGCGGCGCGGCGGCTGTGCGAGGCGGGGAGAGGGGCAGGGATGAGCCGGCGGCATCCAGTGCTGAGTCGCTCATGCGCGGTCCTTATTTTGACGAAGGGAAAAGCAGATTCGGCGGATTCGCGCGGGCGCCGTACGCGCCCGCGGTGCATGACATGCTAGTGCACGACGCAGGTAAAAAATCGATAAAAAATTGCGTAATGAATTGAATTAAGCGGCGATTTTGTGACTAATTGTAATTGAGCATAAGCAGATGCAGCCGCGAATTATTTACCGCTTTTGTCGTGCTAATTTAAGCCACGGATTCTCTTGACCCGAGGTGAAGTCATGAACCTGCATTTACTCGCCGGCATTGCCGTGCTACTGATCCTTGTCGCCGCCTCCGCCTATCGGGAGGCGCTGCGCAATGAGCCCATTCGCCGTTTTCGCATGAACCCCGGCAAGCTGCCGCAGCTCGACGAAAACGAATAACGCGGGCTCGAAGAAACACGAGGCGCGCCCGCGGTCCATCCGCCGGCGCGCCTGGCGCGTCTGAGGCCAGTTGTCAGGATATGTAAAATTTTCGGAATTGCCGGAAAATAAATCGATTCCGTGCGTAATTGTTGCCCGCCGCTTATCGCGATGCGGCATATCGAAAGAGAATGGATTTATTTATTCGAATTGAGGAAATTTCACATGCGTACTGGCGTCATTTTTTGCTAGTCTTTCCGGCGACATCGATTGGCCGCCAGGCCCGCGAACACACCAATTTCTAACCGATGTGGGAATGCCTACCATGCTGAAAGTCACCAAAGCCGTGTTTCCCGTAGCGGGCCTCGGGACACGATTCCTGCCGGCTACCAAGGCAAGTCCTAAGGAAATGCTGCCGATCGTCGACAAGCCGCTGATTCAATACGCGGTGGAAGAAGCGATTGCCGCCGGCATCACCGAGATGATCTTCGTGACGGGGCGCAGCAAGCGCGCCATCGAAGATCACTTCGACAAGTCCTACGAGATCGAAGCCGAACTCGAGGCGCGTAACAAACAGAAGCTGCTCGATCTGGTGCGCAGCATCAAGCCGGCCAACGTCGACTGTTTCTATGTGCGTCAGGCCGAAGCGCTCGGCCTCGGCCACGCGGTGCTATGCGCCGAGAAACTGGTGGGCGAGAGCCCGTTCGCCGTGATTCTGGCCGACGACCTGCTGCACAGCTCGAAGCCGGTGATGAGCCAGCTCGTCGACACCTTTAATCACTATCACAGCTCGGTGATTGGCGTCGAAACCATCGCGCGCGAAGACAGCCGGTCGTACGGCGTGGTGGATGGCCGCGAGTGGGAAGACAACGTGATCAAGCTGTCGGGCATCGTCGAGAAGCCGGCGCCGGACAAGGCACCGTCGAATCTCGGCGTGGTGGGCCGCTATGTGCTGATGCCGACCATCTTCAAGCATATCCGCGCGTTGAAGCCGGGCGCGGGCGGCGAACTGCAATTGACCGACGCGGTGCAATCGCTGCTGACGGAAGAGCAGGTGCTCGCGTATCGTTATTTCGGCACGCGTTTCGATTGCGGCAGCAAGCTCGGTTATCTGAAGGCGACGGTGGAATTCGCGCTGCGTCATCCGGAGGTGAAGGCGGATTTTGAAGCGTATTTGCAGGCTTATATGCAGAACAATATGCAGGATGGGGTGCCGGAGCAGTTTGCGGCGGAAGCGGCTTAAGCACAACGTCAGCCGCT
The nucleotide sequence above comes from Paraburkholderia aromaticivorans. Encoded proteins:
- a CDS encoding acyltransferase family protein, with the protein product MSDSALDAAGSSLPLSPPRTAAAPRAQSEARADSAGKEHVIDAMRGFAALLVAYFHCRQVEWVGMQAFHQSVGHVFSLNAIAAYLTFPIAWGSAGVPIFFVISGYCIHRGGALRLAGNPAYRLDTGNFWVRRFARIYPVLLAALVLTFALDWFSLQLPPVNHKIREIGLQAFLVNLFSLQGVAGKTFGSNGALWTLSLEVQFYAIYPLLFALRRRIGMTSVLAIVALVNVVSAYVLERHDIQFFTSYWFSWTLGAWIADARAHRAPQARSSMWLYALAAGFVALGCAAFHFGQYGAFQLWAVGFAFYLYKALERGNADRGPAFGTRLLSRFGDFSFSLYLIHLPIFVLLSSLLFHSSLQMSIWPSFGYMLVAVPVAYVFYRLVELPAMKWSASFKPKAVLKKA
- the galU gene encoding UTP--glucose-1-phosphate uridylyltransferase GalU produces the protein MLKVTKAVFPVAGLGTRFLPATKASPKEMLPIVDKPLIQYAVEEAIAAGITEMIFVTGRSKRAIEDHFDKSYEIEAELEARNKQKLLDLVRSIKPANVDCFYVRQAEALGLGHAVLCAEKLVGESPFAVILADDLLHSSKPVMSQLVDTFNHYHSSVIGVETIAREDSRSYGVVDGREWEDNVIKLSGIVEKPAPDKAPSNLGVVGRYVLMPTIFKHIRALKPGAGGELQLTDAVQSLLTEEQVLAYRYFGTRFDCGSKLGYLKATVEFALRHPEVKADFEAYLQAYMQNNMQDGVPEQFAAEAA